One window of the Candidatus Baltobacteraceae bacterium genome contains the following:
- the uppS gene encoding polyprenyl diphosphate synthase: MTVAIDVPRHVAIIMDGNRRWARAHGLPALEGHRRGILALRSVTRAASDLGIEIVTVYGFSTENWRRDSQEIAFLFDLCVYFAKSELAELQRNNVRVRIIGDWQALPRLSRDALNDLQTQTAANTGLILNLAVNYSSRSELERAVRAIAHDVANGTLDAARIDDELISSYLYTAGVPDPDLLIRPGGERRLSNFLLYQAAYTELVMSEVYWPDFSGEHLVQAVREFTLRQRRFGE; encoded by the coding sequence ATGACCGTTGCAATTGACGTCCCGCGTCACGTCGCGATCATCATGGACGGCAACCGCCGCTGGGCGCGCGCGCACGGGTTGCCGGCGCTCGAAGGGCACCGGCGCGGCATCTTGGCGCTGCGCAGCGTCACGCGCGCCGCGAGCGATCTCGGCATCGAGATCGTCACCGTCTACGGATTCTCCACCGAGAACTGGCGCCGCGATTCGCAGGAGATCGCCTTCCTATTCGACCTGTGCGTCTACTTTGCCAAGAGCGAACTGGCGGAGCTGCAGCGCAACAACGTGCGCGTGCGCATCATCGGCGACTGGCAGGCATTACCGAGGCTTTCGCGCGACGCCCTGAACGATCTGCAAACGCAGACCGCCGCCAACACCGGGCTGATCCTCAACCTGGCGGTCAACTACAGCTCGCGTAGCGAACTCGAACGTGCGGTGCGCGCAATCGCGCATGACGTCGCGAACGGCACCTTGGACGCCGCGCGCATCGACGATGAACTGATCTCGTCCTATCTCTACACCGCGGGCGTGCCGGACCCGGATCTGTTGATCCGTCCCGGCGGCGAGCGGCGTCTCTCGAATTTTCTGCTCTATCAGGCAGCCTACACCGAGCTTGTCATGAGTGAGGTCTACTGGCCGGATTTCTCGGGCGAGCATCTCGTGCAGGCGGTGCGCGAGTTCACCCTTCGCCAGCGGCGTTTCGGGGAATAA
- the pyrH gene encoding UMP kinase, whose protein sequence is MDSTDSRPKYKRVLLKISGEAFAGTDTGVDVNTTRAMADEIAGVSRAGISVAVVVGGGNIWRGKIHEEAGMDRATADYMGMLATVINALALQDALERMGVPSRVQTAIAMHQIAEPYIRRRAMRHLEKGRVVIFAAGTGNPYFTTDTTAALRAVEIGADAILKATKVDGIYSADPKKDPAATRFARLDYMEVLQRGLDVMDSTAMALCMDNNLPIVVFDMAVPGNIRRVIFGEPIGTVVERESNLSVAGH, encoded by the coding sequence TTGGATTCAACCGACAGTCGACCCAAGTACAAACGCGTTCTCCTCAAAATCTCCGGCGAGGCATTCGCCGGAACCGATACCGGCGTCGACGTCAACACGACGCGTGCCATGGCCGATGAGATCGCCGGCGTCAGCCGCGCCGGCATTTCGGTTGCCGTGGTCGTCGGAGGCGGCAATATTTGGCGCGGCAAGATCCACGAAGAGGCGGGCATGGATCGTGCGACCGCCGACTACATGGGCATGCTCGCGACCGTGATCAACGCGCTCGCGCTTCAGGACGCGCTCGAACGCATGGGCGTTCCCTCTCGCGTCCAAACGGCGATCGCGATGCATCAAATCGCCGAGCCGTACATCCGCCGTCGTGCAATGCGGCACTTGGAGAAGGGCCGCGTGGTCATCTTCGCCGCCGGCACCGGCAACCCGTACTTTACCACCGACACGACGGCGGCGTTGCGCGCGGTCGAGATCGGCGCCGACGCGATTCTCAAAGCGACCAAGGTCGACGGCATCTACAGCGCCGATCCGAAGAAGGATCCGGCCGCGACGCGCTTCGCCCGCCTCGACTATATGGAGGTGCTGCAGCGCGGGTTGGACGTGATGGATTCGACTGCGATGGCGCTGTGCATGGACAACAACCTTCCGATCGTCGTGTTCGACATGGCCGTTCCCGGCAATATTCGTCGCGTGATCTTCGGCGAGCCGATCGGGACGGTGGTCGAACGCGAATCGAATCTGAGCGTGGCAGGACACTAA
- a CDS encoding translation elongation factor Ts — MSYRPTTDDIKKLRAETGAPIGDCRKALIDANGDFAKAKALLLERGAAQAEKKAERAANEGLVTSYIHAGGKIGVLVEVNSETDFVARNPKFAELSRDIAMHIAAMSPQYLDRGSVPEDVVARVREEFRAAVPAGKPPEVAEKIVEGKLNKWFEEHVLLDQPFVKDDSLSVNDLINAAVGSLGEKIKVRRFTKYALGEN, encoded by the coding sequence ATGTCCTACCGACCCACAACCGACGACATCAAGAAGCTTCGTGCCGAGACCGGCGCGCCGATCGGCGATTGCCGCAAGGCTCTGATCGACGCGAACGGCGACTTTGCGAAGGCGAAGGCGCTGCTGCTCGAACGCGGCGCGGCGCAAGCCGAGAAGAAGGCCGAGCGTGCCGCGAACGAAGGGCTCGTCACCAGCTACATCCATGCCGGGGGCAAGATCGGCGTGCTGGTTGAGGTCAACAGCGAGACCGATTTCGTCGCGCGCAATCCGAAATTCGCCGAGCTCAGCCGCGACATCGCGATGCACATCGCGGCGATGTCACCGCAATATCTCGATCGCGGCAGCGTTCCGGAAGACGTCGTGGCCCGCGTGCGCGAAGAGTTTCGCGCGGCTGTGCCGGCCGGCAAGCCGCCCGAGGTCGCGGAGAAGATCGTTGAAGGCAAGCTGAACAAGTGGTTCGAGGAGCACGTGCTGCTCGATCAGCCGTTCGTCAAGGACGACTCGCTCTCGGTCAACGATCTGATCAACGCGGCGGTCGGATCGCTCGGCGAGAAAATCAAGGTTCGCCGCTTTACGAAGTACGCACTCGGAGAAAATTGA
- the rpsB gene encoding 30S ribosomal protein S2 gives MSVVTMRELLEAGVHFGHQTRRWNPKMKPFIFQERNGIYIIDLALTVQKLRETYEAVKQMAREKKVILFVGTKKQAQDVVREEAERAGTFFINQRWLGGTLTNFSTIQKRIARLRELEGMKMQGDFDRLPKKEVAQLQDEMAKLERFLGGIKDMHRLPDAVFIVDPKKERIAVLEARKLKIPIIAVIDTNCDPDEIDYPIPGNDDAIRAVKLMVSKIADAIIEGKTESESAYDAESAYAQPYAESYTAQEDEAPLTMAEVEAAL, from the coding sequence GTGTCTGTCGTTACCATGCGCGAACTCCTCGAGGCCGGCGTCCACTTCGGGCATCAGACCCGTCGCTGGAACCCCAAGATGAAACCGTTCATCTTCCAGGAGCGCAACGGCATCTACATCATCGATCTCGCGCTCACCGTGCAGAAGCTGCGCGAGACCTACGAGGCCGTCAAGCAGATGGCGCGCGAGAAGAAAGTCATCTTGTTCGTCGGCACCAAGAAGCAAGCGCAGGACGTCGTGCGCGAAGAAGCCGAGCGCGCCGGAACGTTCTTCATCAACCAGCGCTGGCTAGGCGGTACGCTGACGAACTTCTCGACCATTCAGAAGCGCATCGCGCGTCTGCGCGAACTCGAAGGCATGAAGATGCAAGGCGACTTCGACCGCCTTCCGAAAAAAGAAGTCGCACAGCTGCAAGACGAGATGGCCAAACTCGAGCGCTTCCTCGGCGGCATCAAGGACATGCACCGCTTGCCGGACGCGGTCTTCATCGTCGATCCGAAGAAAGAGCGCATCGCCGTTCTCGAAGCGCGCAAGCTGAAGATCCCGATCATCGCGGTCATCGACACGAACTGCGACCCCGACGAGATCGATTATCCGATCCCGGGGAACGACGACGCGATCCGCGCGGTCAAGCTGATGGTCAGCAAGATTGCCGACGCGATCATCGAGGGCAAGACCGAGAGCGAGAGCGCCTACGACGCGGAGAGCGCGTACGCCCAGCCGTACGCCGAGAGTTACACCGCTCAGGAGGACGAAGCACCCCTCACGATGGCCGAAGTCGAAGCCGCGCTGTAA
- a CDS encoding phosphatidate cytidylyltransferase yields MRRIVVGLLLAVVGLALVWRVWTFDALVLVLGVLCLYELNALCEIKGQPLEYPVAIAGVVTYIVLAMFDLLHKWEGALLAAIIFASFSLGMYGEEKGYFARTAYTVLAVLYIGKLMTYFVFLRSIPQLGIWWTYDVIVLIALTDISAMSVGSLIGRHQLTRISPKKTVEGSLGALAIVSAISTAAAVWIPPLQLLWWQGLALGAATCIAAQAGDLAESALKRDAGVKDTGAIIQGHGGVLDRFDSYLFGGMAYFGMLHLLGILTVPQ; encoded by the coding sequence GTGCGGCGGATCGTCGTTGGGCTGCTGCTCGCGGTCGTCGGCCTGGCGCTGGTGTGGCGGGTCTGGACGTTCGATGCGCTCGTACTCGTATTGGGCGTGCTGTGCCTCTACGAACTGAACGCGCTCTGCGAGATCAAAGGCCAGCCGCTCGAATATCCGGTCGCGATCGCGGGCGTCGTCACCTATATCGTGCTCGCGATGTTCGACCTGCTGCACAAGTGGGAGGGCGCGCTTCTCGCCGCCATCATCTTCGCCAGCTTCTCGCTCGGCATGTACGGCGAAGAGAAAGGGTACTTCGCGCGGACGGCTTACACCGTGCTCGCCGTGCTCTACATCGGCAAGCTGATGACGTACTTCGTCTTTCTGCGCTCGATCCCACAGTTGGGTATCTGGTGGACCTACGACGTGATCGTGTTGATCGCGCTCACCGACATCAGCGCGATGTCGGTCGGTTCGCTGATCGGACGCCATCAACTGACCAGAATTTCGCCGAAGAAAACCGTCGAAGGCTCGCTCGGCGCGCTGGCGATCGTCTCGGCCATCTCGACCGCTGCCGCGGTCTGGATTCCGCCATTGCAGCTGCTGTGGTGGCAAGGTCTGGCCCTGGGCGCGGCGACCTGCATTGCGGCCCAGGCCGGCGATCTGGCCGAATCGGCGCTCAAGCGCGATGCGGGCGTAAAAGATACCGGAGCGATCATTCAAGGCCACGGCGGCGTGCTCGATCGTTTTGATTCGTATCTCTTCGGCGGCATGGCGTACTTTGGTATGCTGCATCTTCTCGGCATATTGACGGTGCCGCAATGA
- the frr gene encoding ribosome recycling factor gives MADFFKDLESKMAKCLDATRSEFASIRTGRASPALLDRLHVEAYGSAVPLKQVATVSVPDSRTLVITAFDKNVTGEIRKAIEKSDLGITPNVDGSTIRLSIPPLNEERRKDLVKVVKKKAEDGKVAVRNVRHKAHDDLKTQLKNHDITEDDNKRMQEQLQKLTDRFVKEIDSLVVTKEKDIMEV, from the coding sequence ATGGCCGATTTCTTCAAAGACCTCGAATCCAAGATGGCCAAGTGCCTCGATGCGACGCGTTCCGAGTTCGCGTCGATTCGGACCGGGCGCGCGTCTCCGGCGCTGCTCGACCGTTTGCACGTCGAAGCCTACGGTTCGGCCGTTCCGCTCAAGCAGGTCGCGACGGTCAGCGTCCCCGACTCGCGCACGCTGGTGATCACCGCCTTCGACAAGAACGTGACCGGCGAGATTCGCAAAGCGATCGAGAAGAGCGACCTCGGCATCACCCCCAACGTCGACGGCTCGACCATTCGTCTCAGCATTCCGCCGCTCAACGAAGAGCGCCGCAAAGACCTGGTCAAGGTCGTGAAAAAGAAAGCCGAAGACGGGAAGGTCGCGGTGCGCAACGTGCGGCACAAGGCCCACGACGATTTGAAGACCCAGCTCAAGAATCACGACATCACGGAAGACGACAACAAGCGGATGCAGGAGCAGCTGCAGAAACTCACCGACCGCTTCGTCAAAGAGATCGACTCGCTGGTCGTGACCAAAGAAAAAGACATCATGGAAGTCTAG